A stretch of Brassica rapa cultivar Chiifu-401-42 chromosome A08, CAAS_Brap_v3.01, whole genome shotgun sequence DNA encodes these proteins:
- the LOC117127521 gene encoding sodium/potassium/calcium exchanger 1-like, protein MSDTISVKINCFFGGVFKKDDEDGKLNYVNGLLEQFEVDGDAVYDEVMKKMVKVVSKGKMWYKLPYEDISEKKDLSENGEVNKRKMNANGRWYKELDVFIEEAEPDDVTATEAEQHVVDGDEIDGDTQVEQHVILGDENDAEAEQEAVDGEELDAPAEQEVEEEESEDEYQASNESENEDDFDRNFQ, encoded by the coding sequence ATGAGCGATACAATCTCGGTGAAGATAAATTGTTTCTTTGGGGGTGTGTTCAAAAAAGATGATGAAGATGGAAAGCTTAATTATGTCAATGGTCTGTTGGAACAGTTTGAAGTTGATGGTGATGCAGTATATGATGAAGTAATGAAGAAGATGGTTAAGGTAGTTAGTAAGGGGAAAATGTGGTACAAGTTACCATATGAGGATATCTCAGAGAAGAAGGATTTGTCTGAAAATGGAGAAGTAAACAAAAGGAAGATGAATGCTAATGGTCGTTGGTACAAAGAGCTTGATGTCTTCATAGAGGAAGCTGAACCTGATGATGTTACTGCGACAGAGGCTGAGCAGCATGTTGTTGATGGTGATGAGATTGACGGTGACACACAGGTTGAGCAACATGTTATTCTTGGTGACGAGAATGACGCAGAGGCTGAGCAAGAAGCTGTTGATGGTGAAGAGCTTGACGCACCGGCAGAGCAagaggttgaagaagaagagagtgaagATGAGTATCAAGCCAGTAATGAATCCGAGAATGAAGATGATTTTGACAGAAATTTCCAATAG
- the LOC108869324 gene encoding uncharacterized protein LOC108869324 — MELLRSNPDSKIEITTTTKPNGAKAFNSMYICFHNLRVSWKTYCRPVIGLDGTFLKHSSLQGLILTAVGRDPNNQIYPIAWAVVTSENNDNWQWFIQRLKIDLGLAWIHEVAVELPRAEHRACARHIYSNLKKLHKSDTLKPLFWRVASSYNEADYEKNLENLKQLDPLAADDLLKKDPTSWCRAFFRIGSCCSDTHNNFTESYNRTLKIARKKPFIQMLELIRRDAMQRIATRSKTDNNTPGLYTKKARKEVKKSCDEAQYCYSYCSTGGEFEIVEFSNGYTVNLPSRSCTCRKWDLSGIPCRHAVSAIRENGMEVDDYISDYYLT, encoded by the exons ATGGAGCTATTACG TTCAAACCCTGACAGCAAAATTGAGATCACCACAACAACAAAACCGAATGGAGCCAAAGCGTTTAACTCAATGTATATCTGCTTTCACAACCTACGTGTGTCATGGAAGACTTATTGCAGACCGGTGATTGGATTAGATGGAACCTTTCTCAAGCACAGCTCGTTGCAAGGACTGATACTGACTGCCGTTGGAAGAGACCCCAATAACCAGATCTATCCAATTGCATGGGCTGTCGTAACCTCTGAGAACAACGATAACTGGCAGTGGTTTATCCAGCGTTTGAAGATTGATTTGGGTTTAGCATGG ATCCATGAAGTTGCAGTCGAGTTGCCAAGAGCTGAACATAGAGCGTGTGCTAGGCACATCTACTCCAATCTGAAGAAGCTTCATAAGTCTGATACGTTGAAGCCATTGTTCTGGCGTGTTGCAAGTAGCTACAATGAGGCTGACTATGAGAAGAATTTAGAGAATTTGAAACAGCTTGATCCACTCGCAGCTGATGATCTTTTGAAAAAGGATCCGACATCTTGGTGCAGAGCTTTTTTCCGGATAGGGTCTTGTTGTTCTGATACACACAACAACTTCACTGAGTCTTACAATAGAACTTTGAAGATAGCTAGAAAGAAGCCTTTTATTCAGATGCTTGAGTTGATTAGAAGGGATGCTATGCAGAGGATAGCGACTAGAAGTAAGACGGATAACAACACGCCAGGTCTCTACACAAAGAAGGCTAGAAAGGAGGTTAAAAAGTCTTGTGATGAAGCTCAATATTGCTATTCTTACTGTAGCACAGGTGGTGAATTTGAGATTGTAGAGTTTTCAAATGGTTACACTGTCAACTTGCCTTCTCGAAGCTGCACTTGTAGGAAATGGGACTTGTCTGGAATTCCATGTCGTCATGCCGTATCAGCTATCCGTGAGAATGGTATGGAGGTTGATGATTACATTTCGGATTACTATCTTACATGA